GTGTCACCGGTGCCGACCGAGCAGTCGTGCATGTCACTGCACAGGTTCGGAACGACGAAGGAGACCTTCGGCAGCGTGGTGTAGTCGGTGGGGAACTGCGCGAAGGTGTACGCGGTGTTGGTCGGCACGTTGCTGAAGCCGAACCACGGGTTGTGCTTCTGCGCGTACTTGCCGCTGGAGCAGACCGTCGAGCCCTGGCTCGGCAGGGTCTCGTTGTAGCTGGCCCAGGTCTTCCCGGCGGCGATCAGCTCGGACGCCAGGTTGGGCTGGTTGATCGAGCCGACGCCCACACAACTGTCGTCGGTGCGACCCTGGTTGCTGCCGGAGAACAGCATGTAGTAGTTGGGCTCACTGGGGTGGGTCAGCCCGAAGGAGTTGGTCAGGCTGGCGCCGCCGGCCTTGAGGGTGTTGTTGATGTACGGCGCGCTGGAGCTGCCGATCACCTGGGAGTAGGCGTGGTTCTCCATCACCACGACGATCACGTGGTCGGGAGTGGGAAGACCCACCACGGCCTGGGCGGTGCTGCCGGTGGCGGCCCAGATGCCGAGCGAGCCGGCGACCAGGCCGAAGCCTGCGGCGAGGGCGGTGAGGGGACGACGGGGGCGCTTGCTGTTCCGAGCGAAGGGCATGGTGACCTCCGTGCACAGGGGAATTGGGGGCGGAGCGCCGTAACCCTAGGGTCGGCTCGGTGGCGCGTACGGCACAAGGGAAATGAAGAAAAGACGAACAACGACCGCCCGGAGCGACACCTTGCGCGGTCGAGTGGCGGCGCAGGTCACAGTTGTCCCGATTGACCGTCCCCGTACCACCGTGGTGGGATTTCGGAGCCGCGCAGCGGTGACCGGACGGGAGGAGCCGCGCATGATCGGTCTGGTCGCCGTCACCGCCGCGGGCCGCCCGCTCGCCGACGAACTGCACACCGCCTGGCCGGACGGCAGCCGGCTCTACCGCGCCGTCCCCGGCTCCTGCGCCGGCCCGGCCGAGACGCTGACCAGGGCCCTCCAGGAGTGCCGGCAGGTGGTCTGCCTCACCTCCGTACCGATGGCGGTCCGCCTGCTCGGCCCCGAGCTGGCGCACCTCGACCCGGTGCCCGCCGTGGTCGCCGTGGACCCGCAGGCCCGGTACGCCGTCCCCCTCACCGGCGGCCCCGGCGACGCCGACGAACTGGCCGCACAGGTCTCCGGCGTACTCGGCGCCCATCCGGTCGTCACCGGCAGGCCGCCCGCCGCCCCCGGGCCGCTCGACGCCCTGCGGCGGCACGGCACCACGCTCGGCGTCGGCGGCGCG
The sequence above is a segment of the Kitasatospora sp. NBC_00240 genome. Coding sequences within it:
- a CDS encoding alkaline phosphatase family protein produces the protein MPFARNSKRPRRPLTALAAGFGLVAGSLGIWAATGSTAQAVVGLPTPDHVIVVVMENHAYSQVIGSSSAPYINNTLKAGGASLTNSFGLTHPSEPNYYMLFSGSNQGRTDDSCVGVGSINQPNLASELIAAGKTWASYNETLPSQGSTVCSSGKYAQKHNPWFGFSNVPTNTAYTFAQFPTDYTTLPKVSFVVPNLCSDMHDCSVGTGDTWIKNNLGAYATWAKTHNSVLVVTFDEDNKLSGNKIPTVLYGQHVTPGSSSATTYNHYNVLRTVEDLAGLTSHAGNAATAADITGIWN